Proteins from a genomic interval of Paenibacillus lentus:
- the trmL gene encoding tRNA (uridine(34)/cytosine(34)/5-carboxymethylaminomethyluridine(34)-2'-O)-methyltransferase TrmL, which produces MTLHIVLVEPEIPANTGNIARTCAATGIHLHLVRPLGFRTDDATLKRAGLDYWYAVHIEYHDSFQEVIEKYSSSRFFFATTKAQKKYTDYEYRDGDFFVFGKETKGLPDDILQAHPEQLIRMPMTDKVRSLNLSNSAAIIVFEALRQLDFPGMQ; this is translated from the coding sequence ATGACTTTGCATATTGTACTTGTAGAGCCGGAAATACCAGCGAACACAGGCAACATTGCGCGTACTTGCGCAGCGACGGGCATTCACCTGCATTTGGTGCGTCCGCTCGGCTTCCGTACGGATGACGCTACATTGAAAAGGGCTGGACTTGATTACTGGTATGCAGTGCATATCGAATATCATGATTCCTTTCAAGAGGTTATAGAGAAATACAGCAGCAGCCGTTTTTTCTTCGCTACGACCAAGGCGCAAAAAAAATACACGGATTACGAATACCGGGACGGTGATTTCTTCGTATTCGGCAAAGAAACCAAGGGACTTCCCGATGATATTCTGCAAGCACACCCGGAACAATTAATCCGCATGCCGATGACGGACAAAGTACGCTCTTTGAATTTATCCAATTCAGCAGCTATTATCGTGTTTGAGGCGCTGCGGCAGTTAGATTTTCCGGGAATGCAATAA
- the serC gene encoding 3-phosphoserine/phosphohydroxythreonine transaminase produces the protein MSKRAYNFNAGPAALPLEVLERAQAEFVDYRGTGMSIMEMSHRGAVYEETHNEAASRLLNLLGNPEGYKVLFLQGGASTQFSMIPMNFLTEGKSAGYVMTGSWANKAVKEAKLIGDVFEAASSKESKFMSLPDLSSLSLPDNTAYLHVTSNETIEGTQFKSFPNTGSVPLIADMSSDILSRPFDLNQFGMVYAGAQKNLGPSGVTVVIAREELLQDSPKHLPTMLRYDTHAGNNSLYNTPPSFSIYMVNQVLKWIEEQGSLAGIEKKNREKAALLYNMIDNSGGFYRGCADQDSRSLMNVTFRLGSEELEKQFVKESEKEGFVGLKGHRSVGGLRASIYNAVPYDSIKALVDFMAEFQKSNG, from the coding sequence ATGAGTAAGAGAGCTTATAACTTTAATGCAGGGCCTGCAGCACTTCCGTTGGAAGTATTGGAACGGGCTCAGGCGGAATTTGTCGATTACCGTGGTACAGGAATGTCAATCATGGAGATGTCGCACCGTGGGGCCGTTTATGAGGAGACTCATAATGAAGCGGCTAGCCGTTTATTAAATTTGTTGGGTAATCCAGAAGGATACAAGGTGTTGTTCCTGCAAGGTGGCGCTTCTACACAGTTTTCCATGATTCCGATGAACTTCCTGACAGAGGGCAAATCGGCCGGTTATGTGATGACAGGAAGCTGGGCAAATAAGGCAGTTAAGGAAGCAAAGCTGATTGGGGATGTTTTCGAAGCTGCATCTTCTAAAGAGAGCAAGTTCATGAGCTTGCCTGATCTAAGCAGCTTGAGTTTGCCGGACAATACAGCGTATCTGCATGTTACTTCCAATGAAACCATAGAAGGAACACAGTTTAAGAGTTTCCCCAATACGGGTAGTGTTCCGCTGATTGCGGATATGTCGAGTGACATTCTGTCCCGTCCGTTTGATTTGAATCAATTCGGAATGGTGTATGCCGGGGCGCAGAAAAACTTGGGGCCTTCCGGCGTAACCGTCGTGATTGCTCGTGAGGAGCTGCTTCAGGATTCACCGAAGCACTTGCCTACGATGCTGCGTTATGATACTCATGCGGGCAACAACTCCCTTTATAACACACCGCCATCCTTCTCAATCTATATGGTAAATCAAGTACTGAAATGGATTGAAGAACAGGGATCACTAGCAGGCATCGAGAAGAAGAACCGGGAGAAAGCGGCACTTCTCTATAATATGATTGATAACAGCGGCGGGTTTTATCGTGGTTGTGCGGATCAAGATAGCCGTTCATTGATGAATGTGACTTTCCGCTTAGGCTCCGAAGAACTGGAGAAGCAGTTTGTGAAGGAATCCGAGAAAGAAGGCTTTGTGGGCTTGAAAGGACATCGCAGCGTCGGTGGTCTGCGCGCTTCGATCTACAATGCTGTTCCTTATGACAGCATTAAGGCACTGGTTGATTTCATGGCAGAGTTCCAGAAGTCGAATGGATAA